In Camarhynchus parvulus chromosome Z, STF_HiC, whole genome shotgun sequence, a genomic segment contains:
- the LOC115915597 gene encoding cyclin-dependent kinase 4 inhibitor B-like: MEGSPRSDGDSLCSAAARGDHEEVRRLLQAGVDPNGTNRFGRTPLQVMMLGSPRVAELLLRHGADPSRPDPRTGCLPVHDAARAGFVETLAALHRAGARLDIPDGRGRLPLDVAAGGPNGVVGRYLRDPPPLPGAGEAAEKAAR, translated from the exons ATGGAGGGGTCCCCCCGGAGCGACGGCGACAGCCTGTgcagcgccgccgcccgcggggaCCACGAAGAGGTGAGGAGGCTGCTGCAAGCAGGCGTGGATCCCAACGGGACTAACCGCTTTGGGAGAACCCCGCTGCAG GTGATGATGCTGGGCAGCCCGCGGGTGGCCGAGCTGCTGCTGCGGCACGGAGCCGACCCCAGCCGCCCCGACCCGCGCACCGGCTGCCTCCCGGTGCACGACGCGGCCCGCGCCGGCTTTGTGGAGACGCTGGCGGCGCTGCACCGGGCCGGGGCGCGCCTCGACATCCCCGACGGCCGCGGCCGCCTGCCCCTCGACGTGGCGGCGGGGGGCCCGAACGGAGTGGTGGGGCGGTACCTGCGCGACCCTCCGCCCCTGCCGGGAGCCGGGGAGGCCGCCGAGAAGGCTGCGCGCTGA